The window TCCAACAGCATTTGAAAGTGGATGCAAAGTGTCTCTACAGTCCCTATACCAGCTATATACCTAGTGATGATGGGTGCTAACTTAGtataatatattttctctaatATGTTCCAACTATATAGATATAGAAGGATACTGGTATATCTGCACCCCTCGGAGGCAGATGTAGCTTTTGGACATTGTATTTTCAACATGAAGCATAGACATATAGGGGAAAATTCACTAAAATCTCAACGAATATTAAATCTGAACCAATAATTTTCAAGTATGATGAGTTCACTGCCAAAAAGGTTAAAGATTGAACCATCAAGTATAAATCATGAAATCCACCTCTGGCACTTGTTACAGAGTTGGTAGAATGATCATGGTAGCTTACAGTAAACTTGTTGATGCCTCGTATTTTATGGGACCTTGTTGCAGGAAATCGAACCCAAGTTTGCTGTGTAAAAGACTCAAGCGCCAGATCCAACGTCACGGCCTATGAGGAAATCCAGCCCCGGCAAGGGGGTGATCTTACCATAATGTATGATATCACTAGCTCATTCGAATCCAATTACTGGGCACAAGTCACAATCTCAAATAACGACCACACTAGTCGTCTTGATAACTGGCACTTAAGCTGGGAATGGATGAGGGACGAATTCATCTATAGCATGAAAGGTGCTTATCCTACTGTTATTGATACAGGGGACTGCATCTTTGGTAAGCAGGGTGAGCATTACAAGGGCATCGATTTTTCAAAGGCCTTAAACTGTGAAAAGAGACCAACAATTATTGACCTTCCTTTGGAAAAGACAAATGATACAACCTTAGGAATGGTTCCCTTCTGTTGTAGAAATGGAACAATTTTGCCACCTATCATGGATGCAAGCAAATCCAAGTCAGCTTTTGTAATGCAAGTCTACAAGATATCACCTGATCTCAACATAAGTGCAATCCACCCTCCCCAGAACTGGAAAATAAATGGAACTTACAGTCCTAATTTCGTCTGTGGGCCACCAGTACGAGTATCTCCCAGCCTCTTTCCTAACCCTGAAGGGCTATCTTCAGATACAGCTGTTGTTGCTAGTTGGCAAGTAATCTGCAACATTAGCAGTTCCACCTTAAAGAAGACACCAAAGTGTTGCGTATCATTCTCTGCATTCTTCAACGATTCAGTTGTTCCTTGTAAAACTTGTGCCTGTGGCTGCAATACGCGCCCCGGCAACGTGTGCAGTGCCACTGAGCCAGCACTGCTTTTACCACCACAGGCTCTTCTTGTGCCCTTTGACAACCGAACTGAAATGGCAACGGAATTTGCCAGCGATAAAAGACGAGACTTGCCAACTCCTTTGCCTTGTGGAGACAACTGTGGAGTAAGCATTAACTGGCATTTGCTTAGTGATTTCACAGACGGCTGGACTGCAAGAGTAACACTGTTTAATTGGGATGACAGCAACATTGTTGACTGGTTTGCTGCTGTACAATTGGATAAAGCCATCCAAGGTTTTGAAAAAGCGTACTCTTTCAACGGAACCATCATTCCTGATACTAACAACACAATATTTATACAGGAGTTTTCAGGCTTAAATTACCTTCTTGCGGAAAGAAGAGGAGACAATCCAAGGAAAGATCCTCCAGTTCCTGGTACCGTGCAATCTGTCATATCTTTCACAAAGAAGAGCACACCTGGAATTGATGTAGGCGCAGGTGATGGTTTTCCAAGTACAGTTTACTTCAATGGAGAGGAGTGTTCCCTTCCGGTAATACTTCCTTCGGGTAGTAATCGCAGAACGTCTCTAGCCTCTAGTGCTTTTAGTCTTCTGCTAACCATGCTACTCCTCATGGTTCTGCAAAGATCACTGTGCCTAGACATATGATAACCTATGTTCTTTTCCAACTTTATCTCTTATACTCATAGCCTGTCAATTCTTTCATTTTGCTATCTCAATACATGCCACCAATTATATTACAAAGTTCAACTATCTGACCTAGAGTATTAAGAAGGAATTATATAATATACCTTGTGTGTGTAGCATTTATCATTCCTGAAGCAGTAAATGTCAATCATACTCCCAATGGAACGCATACAAGATTCAACTCTGAATTGTCTTTAAATATTGAAGCAAGGTGCCTTTTCCTTGTGTTGCCAGTGTTAATCACATGATATGTAACTTTCTCACTGCCCTTATCTAAAAAAAGTATACTCTCATTGCTGAATGCCATGGCACATTTTACAATTTGTAAAGTTGTAACCAGCAATTTTGAAGGTACAAGTTGAAAGCCAGCGCATAAATTCAATTAGATCTTTTTGCTCCAACATGTCGGTAGTGCGCTAATGGGGCTTCCTCAAGATAACTCCCCAATCTGAAGAACTAAAACCCTGGTTATAACCAAGAAAAGCAACAACAAAAAAGTGGAATAGAAGTTTATAAGAGAATCTGCTTGAGGACCAAGTGGACAAGCATAACAAGGCACATGATAACAAGAACAGACGCACATTTCACCATTCCCCCACTCCTCTGAGTCCTCTCTGCCTGCAGTTCCAAAAAAAGGGCACACTGTTAGCCCAAATAATAAAGCAGAATGGTCCAAGTCCTTACCACAATATACTTAACACAGACCAAGAATcagaaaatacaaaaacaaagggaACACATAAAGTTCCCAGGGTGGTAGATCACTACATGAAATGACATGAAAACTCTGCTTGTAATAGTGTGTAATGTATATGCAAGTATGTCTACTAAGCTATAGGGTGTGTGCGCTCATGAAAGACGGACAGAATGTGAGAAAAAGCAAGAGAGTGTGAGAGAGACCGTAGTTGTTTGAAGCCTTCCTCCACTGATGCAGACGCACTTTTAACGTTGTGGTCTATTCGATCAACTATTGTCCCCTGCAACAGATTTCAACTTGATGGAGTGACAATTTGCTGCAAATACCTCTGGCGAACAGATAAGGAGTATACTCAAACCTGGTCAATCACTAGGACTGACAGATCATGATTTGGGCAAGCTCATTAACTGATTTGAGGACCTACAAAGACTTCATGTTAGTAAAATGACAAATTAAAAAAAAGCACTTGTTATTCTATATGTGAAAAACATATAACAGTGCAGAAAGGCCCTTCACTGACCTGTCTAATCTCCCTTTCTCTCTCTGCCGTGAAGTGCTCATTCCTCTGACCAGTGGTCATCTGCAGTTCAGTGAACCCCTGAAAGATAAAACGACCACGTGAAATATAGTGTTTGTAACAGCATCCAACATGGTAGTGTGCTTAAAACCTCTTTAAATGCAATTCCACTCAAAACCCACGATGAGTCAATAGGTTAAGATGTCAGTTTGTGCAGTGTATCATCCTCTATGTTCCTTAAAGGTCTCAAAACTCCATAAACTAATATGCTTCTAGTAATCTTGTAAAAACCCAGAACTTCAAAAATGAAACAAACAGAATCAAGAAACCAGCGAAAGAATAGGGTATCAGTATTAATCAAATTCAAGCAAAAAACCACCAGAAATCACAAAGGCAGAAAGTCTACCATGACATTGATAGATCATCAAGAAAGCTAGACTTCTTTTCATTCATCTCCAAATCAAGTCCATCCTGTCCCTGCACCAGGAAATAGAATAGAATATATAAGCACAGGCCAAAAGATCTGCCTGTTATCTAAAGATTGTaagcaaaataaaataatgaaagcGTCATAAGTAAACAGGGTGTTTAGCATCCATTCGAGGATCTATTTAGGCATTAACTGCAGAATCCATCTACATTATTATAGATTCGACCTCTTTCTCACTACGCAATATTCTCTTATTGTGTTACCACTAGTATTAGCTCCATTTACTTGAACAGTAAAACAGGCTCCTAAGAGTATTTAACAAACCTCTATTTGCTGCCGTAACTGTTTAAGGTACAGCGATTGCATCCTCCGAAGCTCAACAGAGAGGTTTTGAAGGCCTGTAGCCAGAGAACGCTGGAAAAAGAAATATCACTATATGAATATTCAAATACACCAGCTATAAGGCAGCTAAAACAACTTCATGACAGCAAAGTTCAATGAAAGAAAATTCATCAGCAAAGTATCAGATGCTCCCACGGTGGATAGAAAATGTTTGTAAATCACCAAATTACCAATGTGTGCTCAAAACCATACCTACTAAGAAAGAAGTAACTTTATTTTTTGAGAAGAAAAATAGCCAGTAAAACTAACACGTCGATTCAAATAAATTGGAAGTTGAGTCAATAAAATGAACTTCTCACATAAGAAAATCATCAGATTGCTACCTGTACATTTTTTCTAACATTTAAATCCGCAGAAGATCCACTAGCTGAAAGCTTCTGTAATCTCGTCTCTGACTTTCTTAATATATCTGTTATCTCCACGGTCAGAACCTCTATCACACGTTGATCTTCTCTTCCATCACCAAAAGATGGAGTCAGAGCTTTAGCATGGCACTTCTTTAATTCTGCCAATTTGACTTGAGCCTGATGTATGCTAGCTGCAACTTCTTCAGAAACATCAACCCATGCTGGAGGTAAGCCCACTGTAAATGCATCCCTGAGGAAGAAAGAAAGATATTTCTCATCAAGAGATTTTTCCTCCTTACAAACCTGAATTAATATAaacaaaaaattgaagaaaaaagagcACATAGACCACATTTAATTTTAGATCCTTCTTATCATGATCAGGGGAGTGATCatttatatattaaaaagatAACAAAAACAGTCCTAGGTGAATAAGTCCAATTGCAATTGCTGGCACTTTGTAAACAAAATAAATACTACTCCACTCCGTAAGTCTCCTGATATTGTGAGAGAAAAGCTGAAACTTGTCGTCCTTTTTCTGCGCAAAACTATCTCTATTCATCCAGAAAAGCAACAAAGGGGTAAAGGAATCAACCTTTTCCTAGTTTCGTATACTTCATGTTTTCCTATCGATCAGCTTTTTACATGGATTTCCTCatagaaaaagaagataaaagaattcaaaatatttaaaagatatgCTTTTACATTTTCACCCCATTCTAGTGAAACAATATCGTTTATCTCATGCCCATATTGTTTAATGTATTTTAAATTGTTCAAATGTGTGTACCGCTTATATGTTCAGATTTTTCCATGCAGTATAGTTCAGCTTCTTTTGATCACTTGGGAAAACATAAAAGGAGAGAAGCCAAGTTTTGGATGAAGGAGAAAATGAGTTGTAGAGGCTAGCATTTTGAACCCAGGTAGTAGCAATTGCGTCCGCAAGATATTGAAGCTAGGAAAAAACAGTTGGAAGAAGAAATGTTTGTTGAATGATGAGTACCCACACATTATTGCATATGGAAAAAACTAAATAGAAGAaaattcaaattttcacaacTTTGCTACTCTTGGGAGATCATTGATGCAGGGAACTTCAGGTTTCTTTGTATCTGTAATCTAGCTCAATAGCGTAACAGACAGGGAGTAATAACAATTTGAAAGATAACCAAGCGGGGACTTTCTATCCCAAAAACTAGAATGAAAAACCAAAAATAACTAACAAATCATAGTTACAGCTTGCTGATATAAAAAAACGGAAGATTCAATCCAGTCTGAAGCGTCCCTGGATTGAATCCTTAGTTAGAGAGAGGGGCTAACCCTACGTAATACTATGGGAACAGCTTTTTTTGTCCACTTTCAGCTATGCTATATAGATGGGCTACCCTGTGACCGGAATACACAGAATTCAAAATGAACTGAACAAACATAGTGAACCCCTCAGCAAGAAGCCAACAACTGTTTATTTTATTTCCACTAAGAACTATTAGGATGAGAGACTAGACAAAATTAAAATATGCCTGCTCTGTATGGCAGTAAATGTTTACCTATTTATCCAAATCACTTTCCAGTGTTTTCTCCAAAGAGAATACTTTATAGTAGCAAATGTGTAAAAATGACTTCTATCAATTATGACCAAGTGCAAATcattttgttttcaaatataTCAACTCTTGATCCATATCATTTGCTTCAACCAACCAAtacatatacaacaacaacaacaacctagtagaATCTCACTAgcggggtctggggagagtagagtgtgcgcataccttacccctaccccggagggatagagaggctgtttccggaagACCTTTGGCTCGGAGACTCAACCAATACATATACATTCTAGTAAATACTTAATATTAAAAAGGAAATATCACCAAAAGTCTGTCCCCTACGCTATATGTAGGTATAAATACTATGTGGCACCTATTTTTTAACGAACTAAATACCGGAAATATTCAGAAAATAAAGTGATCCTAGTTCTCACCAAATAAACTGACCATATTACTGGAAATAGAAAGCAACAGAAAGTACCTGGAAGTAGAAGGGCCAAGAT is drawn from Nicotiana tabacum cultivar K326 chromosome 22, ASM71507v2, whole genome shotgun sequence and contains these coding sequences:
- the LOC107798157 gene encoding COBRA-like protein 7; protein product: MASFFILPLILISLPVSISQTSSNNCNGIFIIYDYNSGFPLPPNILASDSNNQAYNFRSTLTILNNSPDELKSWRVFVGFQHREFLVSASQAVLADGTTLPADVRNGTVFAGFPTTDLKSAIQTAGDINQMEARIELVGTLYGVASPVIPLPSSITLANDGFSCPPSTSQGNRTQVCCVKDSSARSNVTAYEEIQPRQGGDLTIMYDITSSFESNYWAQVTISNNDHTSRLDNWHLSWEWMRDEFIYSMKGAYPTVIDTGDCIFGKQGEHYKGIDFSKALNCEKRPTIIDLPLEKTNDTTLGMVPFCCRNGTILPPIMDASKSKSAFVMQVYKISPDLNISAIHPPQNWKINGTYSPNFVCGPPVRVSPSLFPNPEGLSSDTAVVASWQVICNISSSTLKKTPKCCVSFSAFFNDSVVPCKTCACGCNTRPGNVCSATEPALLLPPQALLVPFDNRTEMATEFASDKRRDLPTPLPCGDNCGVSINWHLLSDFTDGWTARVTLFNWDDSNIVDWFAAVQLDKAIQGFEKAYSFNGTIIPDTNNTIFIQEFSGLNYLLAERRGDNPRKDPPVPGTVQSVISFTKKSTPGIDVGAGDGFPSTVYFNGEECSLPVILPSGSNRRTSLASSAFSLLLTMLLLMVLQRSLCLDI